TGATACAGCATCCCATGTTCTTCTTTTCTAACCTCTTCCTCGTCAACATGTTCTTCTCCCTCTTCTCTTGGATCTCCAGTTTTCTGTTCAGCACTGTTGTCTGTCACATCTTTTGTggtgatttccttttttttcaggaCCTTTTTGGCAAGGCTTTTCTGCCTGGGTTTAGCACTTGTGATTTCTTGGACAGTCTGGGTGATATCTTAAGGAAAAAATGACATCTATCTTTCAGTAAATAagtttatattgctttatttaaagtTCTATTAAAAGCAAGGTAATTATTTAGTGACTGCAGAAATGACAATGGAATGCTTATGAAGTAAACATGAATTCATGATTCCCCACTTACTCCTACAGAACCACAAACCTGTCAAGAAGTCATGAATACACAGTTACCATGAACAAGGTTAACATCAAGAATAAgtgttaaatgtacagtataattaacTTATGTTTACTTCATGAACTTAATATGAACTAAACAGAGTAAGAAGACATATCTTAATTATGTTATAAATACATGAGTAAGTATGAATATGTGAAATACATAGTAAGGTATTTATTTCCAACAGCATTCTTTGAGAAACTTGTGAGTTAAATCCTTTAGAATAGGGCCCTTTGCAGTCTATGAAGCAATATATATCAAACACTGTGTGATTAACAGGATATTGTTCAGCTATAATATGCTATTAAGGTTTGCGGTGACCAATTGTTTTGAAAGTGTGGCTTGGTGTGGGCTGCAAATCAAGTAGAGAACGCCGCACACCTGTTGCTGCATATTGCTCTTTGTTAAAATGGTGTTCCCAACCCACACTTTTCAACCAAGACAAATGGTAAATACATAATGCTGTGAACCAGTCTCTGTGCTTCTTACCTTTCCCTCTTGTCGTGCTTGAGGGGGTGTTGCTGTATCGATAATTGGTTGTAAACAAGGTTATAGGAGTCCCAATTATTGCTGAATTCAACCTGAAGCGAGAGAGAGACAAAAACCAAAAGCATGTCAACACTTTTAAGAAGGCCTTTACTGTTATGCATGTCGAGAGAACGActcacaaataaatataaaagtaaaagaaaataatgatcttgaattgattttttttaacagtattatatatggCCTATGTTACTCCTCTCTTAAAATATGGAAATCCAGCTGGCATGAACAATTACAGACCAATTTCCAATTTGTCCGTTTTGGCAAAGAATCTGGAATCTATGGTCAGTAATCTAGTGAAATGTTACTTGGAtgcaaacaacatttaaaaaaaaaaagaaacattgcagGTTAAggataatataaaaatgactctAGATAAAAAATCAATATGTTTATCTCTGTTTATTGTTCTTTCCAAGGCAATTGATACGGTTCATCATGCATTActcaataaaatattattgtgtgCTGGAATTGGATTGTAAGCAGCTGGATGGTTTCAAAATTACACTACTAATAGATCACAGATTTTCAACCATGGAAATATGATGTCAAAtcctgttttgttaaataagggtGTTCCTCAAGGATCTCTTCTCGGCTCGTTATTGTTTATCcgatatattaaattaatattagtgttaattattaaaattaataatctTTATGCAGATGATACTATTTTATACTCATGTAACCCCTCTCCTTCCTTGGCAGTCAATAATTTGCAAGCTGATTTTGATTCCATTCAACGAGCCTTAATAAATCTAAAGCTTCTTTTAAATTCTAATAAGACAAAAGCTATGGTATTTTCTTCTACAAGGACAAATGCTCCTAAAGAATTATCTTAAGTTACCTTAGATAACAAAGTTATTGAGATAGTTGATAACTATAAGTATCTGGGTATCTGGTAGGATAGTAATCTCGATTTTAAGGTCTGTATTGATaatcttgcaaaaaaaattaaattcataaTAGGCTTCTTTTATAGACTCCgatcttgtttttctgtagttccaaaaaaaaaaaaataataataataatacttgctTGTATATTCTTACCACAAATTGATTATGGGAACACAgtctataggtttgcatcacaCTTAGCATTAAGCAAACTGGATCCAATATATAATGCAGCCTTGAGAGATATTACGAATTCAAGTTACTGTACTCATCATTTTGTGTTATACAGTTTGGTTGGCTGGACCCCCTTGGCTTTGtgaaggttgaagcactggtatattctgttatataagGACATTTGTAAAATTACCtccatatataaatgaatactttatagtggctttttgtaactacagcattagattgcatgcattttttaaaattattttatggtTCCTAAAATGCGCacagaggctgctaaaagatCATTTGTCTGTTTTGCTGTTTGGTCTTGGAATTATTTACAATCTAAACTTAAGTTGCAGTCCTgaataactttagtacaatttAAGAATAAGCTGCACGATTATCTACTTGAGAGTTGTGCATGTTATATGTAGTTGAGTAGACTTTTTACTGTTTGTTACTATTTGATTGTTGACTGTTTCACTGATTGTTgactgtattattatgatttgtattttatttgtgtggctgtgtttttgtaccgtgttttattgtgttgctgtagcctttcttggctaggtcacacttgtaaaagagattttaatctcaacatgcttacctagtaaaataaagttttaaaacaatataataccTCTAGACAGAaggtgtacagttttaaaaaaaaaggttgaaaacccctgccaTAATCCATCAACTCAAGATTCCACTTTTAACGGTGGGACAAGGGCCCTCTTTTAGAAGCATTCCCTCAGGACTGTACCATAAGGCTACCACATTTCTGGAAGGCTCAACCGGTAATTGAAAGGAAAACATTCATTCAGCAGGGAGAATCCGCTTAtgtgaatggcagtgaatgaatgatcaTGATAGCGATTgtaattgcagatgatttatgacagTGAAGGGCACTTAGGGCCCgggtgaaatatatatttggctgGAGGTTTCGTCCacgggtgcccgacggctacctgcgcgaggccggctggaaatacacgaacagatacgtgcatcccagtgccgcagataagaagtggctgtagccacctctctCTGAAATTacgaggccaccaaaccatgaataaataatgaaaaatatttaacgctctccacagtAGTACTCTGCAATCtaagggcagcccttcctccaggctatAAGCAATCAACTCTCGTTTCAacctcccagcgcttgactgagcagccaaaacaaaaaagaagcgacaagattgaatagtacacagagcttttaagcacttgctgatgacgtatttgTTATGgccggattctccttccagaaaagcaaccaggTTTACAATTCTGTAAATCATGACTGAGAGTTTCTTcactcacattttttaaaatgtcagtaggtaattatgttttttaacaGATTGGTCAAGTTTTAATGGAGCAGTTCTGCAGTTGGTGAATATTTAGTATCAGGTGAATCAGAGTGTATTGCCTCAGCACAGTGCAACAGGCTTGATGCTTGtgctaataataaatactaaaccTTTTTACCTGTTGTCTTCGTTCTCAATGATTCTCTTGTATCTGTCAAGTTCATTTTCTAAAGATATTCGATACATGGCCAGGTGTCGGCATTCGTCTGTGTACTTTTCCAAGGTCCTCTCGGTCTCTTCTATTTCTTTGCGGAGACCTTCAATCTGCTCGTTGTACAACTGAATGTCATCATCGTAACTCTCCTGCGTATTCTTGATGGCCTGTTCCAACACTGAagtctgggggagggggggggggggggggggggtagttatTACAAACTATGAACTCAAACCTACACTATCCACATGTTGCTCAGGTATTCCTATTCAAGCCAATAATCATGTATTTGTACAAGAAACATATAGTGGTCCATTCTAATGACGTTCAAAACatataatatttttaacaaacatttataaatcaatcaatcacaatcttaattttatatagcacctttcatagtggaacaccatcacaaagcgctttacaggaaAGTAGTTTATTACACCACTATTAAAAGCCTTCATGTtgtagtaaagtttttttttttttatgttactttaaCACTGTATTACTACAGTATAGCCTGTTGATATTAATGGATCCCTAAACTACATTGTGGCTATTATTTATGCTCAAAATTATCCAAATTGTACTGTCACTGCGGGTTCATAGTCcattttatacatttcaattttACGTTGTGTTGCATCGACTTTATCATGGATATTGGTGGATTGCAAAATACTGAGAAACTGATAGGTTAATTGGGGTCATGGTTGCTAAATACCTAAGAACTCTGAAActgctaaattaataaatagcttGTTAGTCAATACCGGTGTGCATTCATgtcttttcatattttaaaattcagCTTTCTAGCTCAGTTTGGAAATAAAGTAATCGCTGTCAGAAGTAATCTAACTGAAAATCCACTCCCTCAGTTGAGCACAATGCACTGCAGCTAATAGTGAGAAATTGATTTGAAAACTACATGAATTACACCATTTATAAAAAGTATCCAATTCTGTACCACTAGATGCCACTCAAGTATAGAAAGAACATACACACAGATTTGATAGTTCCACATATAGAGGGTATTTTGGAATGTAGCCAAATCAATGTATCTTGGATGTGAAATTAATTAGAGCAGCAAATTGTGAATTCATATGTGCTGGCAAAAAAAGAATAGTCATTCAGATGTACTTGgccaatgtattttaaaagtagaatATTAAACAACCGCAAATATGTAGAACACATAAGCTGGTCttcattttttcaaaaaaggCATAGTACTGGCACCATACTTATCTCATTACACCCCTTCCTAAATTCAAAACACcactacaaaaaatgaacatgtatttgaaCAAAACCAGTTGTACTGATTCTGAGGGGTGacctggaaaataaatatatcaatccACAATGTCATTGTCTTGTTTGAAAACTTAAATGTTTGTGGGTtatcaagatttatttatttatttagttcttttttttttttttaattgagcaaaATAAGACGAAACTGAAATTGTGGCATATGTTTTTCCAGGACATCTCAAAATTATATGTTTTTCAAATGAATTGAAATGACCATTTCCAAAACCACAATTCAGCTGTACTTACTGGACAACGAATTAGCTAATAACATACACACCAAGAAGGAGCAAAAGAATACAAAGCAAGTCTTTGACAGACAATATTGCTATATCCTCTAGAAATATCCGTGGGAAGAAAGCAGAAAAGCGGAATGTGTCACAGAGATTATTTTGCAATTGTATTATCTGTACTAGTGTGTGCTTTCATTGCTTTCAAATAAACCACTGGCTTTCAGCAATACTGTAATCCAGTTAAAAACACCCTCTCTACTGTCATTATGACCCACCTCagtttgcagtctctgcttctgGGTCTGTAACTGACAGAGGGCACTCTTGTATTCTTCCAGCTGGCTTTGCAGGGAAGGCACTCTTCTTTGAGCTAGCAGCTTCTCTTGGCCCTGGTATAGAAAAGTACTGTACATGACAAAGCTGACTAATTCTAATACATACTAAAATTACATTAACACTGTATAGTAAGGATCAGCAATTGAAGTGCAATTACCCATTAACTAACATTTAATTTCTTATggaattaatgttaaattcataCAACTCAATGTTTCATTTATATTGAATCTAAGCCAAACAATAAATTATAATGAATAAGCACAGCTTTTGAAgtttgaaatatgtttaaaatatttaacctcAAAAGTAATGAATTGAAGTAGCCTATCTTGGAATTCCATTatgtattttcaatgtatttcCAATGTATTATGGAACTTTGGAACCgttttatggatttaaaaaaaaaaaaaacatttttgaatgaaTTCTAGAAATCCAGATAAAAAATGATTACCTCAGATATTCCCTCGATTATATTTGGCACACGGGGGGTAGTTTGGATGATTTGTTGGAGAATGTTGACATAGGTTTGAATTTCAACAAGGTTCTGTGATGAGAAAAGGCAAACAACAGACTCATGAAGttagatacatttttaaagcctAATGGCTCATAGACACCAATCAACACTAAtcttcaactacagtgcataacCTAATGTCCACTATCGGTTAGTCAGGCAAGGTGAGGTAAAGCTGTTACCACTATTACCAAATTATGGTTAGTTAAAATGTAGAGGACTGCTGTGCTTTAagtaatgtactgttttttttttttttttttttttagttatctgTAACCTGCCAATGAtgctttaattaaatacatatttaaattaggCTGAACTGTGCCAATACTgtgcttacaataaaaacaagctTATCTATAAATGTTAAAACTTGTTATATAAGCCTACTTTCtctgcagtttttatatattacagtgtCACATCCATTACACGGAACTGAGTTTATTCTCTGTGCTGGCAATGTGATGTACAGTCCTAGACCACAAAAGAATGTGTCcttggaaagaaaaagaaaaaacatttggtCTCACAATAAGCATTACTGTGCTAGACTTTAATGTATTTACTGGCAACGCTTTGTGAGTGTGGTCCATTGTGCTGTGGAAGAGGGTCATGGGAGCATCTACGTTTTACTGAAGCCAAAGAAATCTCTTATCTCTGCTTCAAAGGTGTCTCTTGTCGAAACTATAATTCCCCATGGTCAGGCAGTCTAATATCATGATTGACCTACCTTTTTGTGTCTGTCTTTAGTGGCATTTATATCATCCTGCAGAAACTGAGATTGTATCTGTAGTTCCAGGTTCTCTAGCAAAGCAGCATCAGCCTCCTAGaatgaattaaaacattttaaaatattatttgccaATAGCCAATACCCTAAATCTGGTAAGGGCAGGGTTATCTTGGTGAACAGGAGTATGTCATAATGAATCTAGGGGAACCCCACACTGCATGTGAACAGTATGGCTGACTCTTATTTGCCCTCATTAGGCATGCAAATAAAGAAAGCTGTGCATTTTGGATAGGACAACATGATTCAGAATGGTCTGATATTAATGTAATCCATATTCTGGAGTAAGAATATAAACTGGATGAAAGTATGAGTATTAGAATGGCATAAttccaaactgtaaaaaaaaaagtgggaagaTTGCAATGGAATCATCTGCCAAAGTGGGGTCTGTGAACTAATTTACATTTGAAGCACTTATAGAAACGTTTTGAAAAATACCCTTTTGATACAATTATAACGCAAGTGCATATACATTGAAGGCAACATTTGCAGACCACAGTTTGCCAGCAATAGTAACACAATGCATTTGGAATAAATATTGCACAGTGTtgctgacactgtaacacacactgcCATGGTGCGGTGATGGATTGTTTGCTTGCACTGCTTCACACTAACGGAAATTGAAAACATGGAAATGTCACCCCTGTGGCTCATTgcctatatttatttaataaatattaacaaggATGTCTTCCTTCACTTAAAGTTACATATCAcatgaaaataaacataattacattttgcaAATACTTCCCTTATATTTGTTTAGTAATTGTGCatattaccatgctttcacaatgcctACTGTATACTGTGCATTAATTTTGCACTACTGAGGTTTACCATAGATTTCACAATACTTTGCTTCGCACCTAACAACGTATCTATCACTGTGGTAATTTCACAGCCACACTTTCAGTATGGTTTTACTGGGCTTTACTTAATttcaacattattttacattggtatGCCACAAAagctttataaatgtaaaaacagtagGTGTTTCTATCTGAATATACTCAGAACTGACCCTGTCACTACCTAGTTTTCACTCCAGAAAGCTCTACCTTGTTAAACTGCTCCAGTGTTCCTCGAAGCTGCTGCTGATATTCACATTCATTCCTGTATCTGAAAATTACATAAAAGCACAAATTCAAAGTAATTGTTTTAGAAATGAACAGGAACAGTTTATGTCTCTTAAGAGCTCttcaagtttttttgtttctgttttgtaacaATAACATAAACTTGTCATCTTtgcaaaaatattaataaagtatCTTAGGGTACAAGAACACATATTAGgtatattattatgttttcacTGTATGGGTTATTCAAATGTATGTACTATCCCTGGATGCAAGCCCACTAATCCATATACTGTAGTCTGATCTGTACAATACAgcaatttttctcttttttgtttgtcttgattTCCATGAAAAGTGTTCAGCCTCTATTATCTAAATTAGAGGAGGCTGAATGATAGTTTTAACCTTTTTTATCTCTGCAAATATCTCTGGTAATGGAGTACCAACTCATGAGTTGATTTTGACACTCCACTTGCAGCCTCCCTGTCATCTTGCTGCTTGAACACAGTTAACTACATTTAAAGTGTCAAAAGTCTACTTCCCTACCTTGAATGTGGTTGTTTCAGTCAACTTACTTGTTTTGAAACTCATCCAGCATGCGCTCCGCATCCTTCAGCTCTCTTTGCAGCTTGGAACGATCTGCAGACAACTCCCGTATCTTCAGGCGATTGAGTCCAATTTGGTCAGTGAAGGCTTCCTCCAAGCCAGAGAGCTCTTCCATCCTTTGAAGAGTCTCCAGCTGCTTTCTGAAGACAACATTCCTTTGTTCCAGCACTCGGGCCCGGTTGATGTACTTGACAAACCGGTCATTTAGCTCTTGTAAACTTTCCCATCCTTGAACAGCAGACCCCAAGCTGGACACTTCTGGGTTTTTTTGATCTACAAAAGTGTCTGACCGTTCATATTTTTCCTTGCGCACTTCATGCAAGTAACTTGTCTTATACATCCCTTCCTCTTCTCCTCCTTCCTTTCAAGAACTGTTGATCTTCTCAACCCCCTTTAGTCTGTGGAAAATGGGAATGTTTTAACAGATGTTCACCCTCTGTTGCTGCATGTTAGACTAAAGAGTGGTCTTTGTGTTTCTGCAAAATAACTGAAAGTTTAATGAGTCAGACCATCTACCCATGCGTTTGGTCCTTCCAGAGTTTGTCAGCATATTGTCGCTCTGAAATACAAAGAGAAACCCATTGTTGATGGTCCAAAGGATTATAAATGGAAAGCAATTTGCTGTGTCAAATGTTTTGCTCTGTAATTGTTGTTGATTTTTACAAAGCTGTTCTGAGGTGGGATTTGTTCGGTGGCAAAGCATGTCACATGTTCCAGTATGCAAAGTTAGcaatgctattttttaaaatagtggCAAGGATAAAAACCTTTAATCTGTGTGCACACAATGACAGTGCTGATAGGCACTGGAAGAACTGGATTTCTCTACAGCAGCTGATAAAAAGGCTGTTAATTCACTTTATAGTGCCTTTATTGGTTAAGAATCATACAGCCATATTCAAAAACATCACATGTTGTCAGCAATTCTTAAGAGAACTGATACTTTTCTACAGACATAATATCATATGGATAtaaattttgttttaacaaatggCAGAAACTATGCTCAGCTTTTGAGTATATTCTTGCAGAACAGAGCAAtgtgtacagtattatttatagaaaacacattaaaacatttaaattgcccATTTGTTTCTCCTGGAGGTAATGGTATACAAATGTACTCCATTATATTGTGGTAAAAGGGTAAAAAGTGTACTATAGAAAAGTAAAGGTATAATGAATGCATGATAAAGTACATtatacaatgtaaaaataatgatattttaagTAATGCGTTTGTGATATGtaatgggggtggggtggggtggggttaactttatagtgaaggtgaatgcccggAGTATAGTTTTTATTTGAACTGTTATTTTGGCCCCTGTccctttgttgtttttgtttttggtattccTTTCTGACAAACTGAGATGATGACAgttatcttttaaatgttttgagcTCAAGGCAGAAAGCATTGATGGCATCTTTCAGATATGCTTAATGTTGCCTGTATTCATTAAAGCGCTCTTTGAAAAATATTATAATCAATTTCTGTAAATCCATGCTAATGGACTCTCATTATAACATCATTGGGAGATTAGTAGTTTGGTTGTGTAATCCTGGTATAATAAAGTGATTTTTTTActtcttcttttaaatacagtttaaaaatatgaCAGCTGGAGAAGCACATTGCAAATCACAGGATcacagttacaataaaaaaacacagacagcagcTTCCACATAATAAACTGCTATATCGTCACTGTCCCCATCAAGTGTTAAAACAAATAGTAGATCACTGACCGTtctaaaaaaatttaacaaacagGTTACTCTCTAAGATGCATCACTGGGGTATCAATGTCCAGATAAACAAAATTAGGCTACGTGGCAGGCCTACTATAAAAGAAAAGAGGCCACAATTTGAGGGAGAAAATGAACATGAATCCTGcaccacaatgtttttttttttttccccacatctAAGTTTTTACTTCTTATTGATCTTTAACcaacataaatacatgttttaataaaatgtgtgtgctattattctttcatttcctacattttaaatataacgtACATGGACCCTCTATTGTGATTCTGTTAAAGAGAGACAGCAAGAGCCTTAGGTTTTAAAACTTAGGTTTTAAAAAAGAggcaaaacaattatattaaagAGTAAACTAGATTAAACAAATTCCAAATTATAGCTACagtatcagtatgatgaaaaagttggtGGCAATGATATGTACAGAAAAGCATAGAATAAGAATAGGCAATTAAGGGGTAGCtatactaaagtgttgcgcctgtcacaatagttgcaaaccagttgcaaatgagtcggaAATCTTGattgaaatgtactaaacaagagcaatgctatttgcgactttttaggaaATGCTTTGTGGCAACAGTTTCTGTTTGCAGTTCAAGCGTAAaggaatatgtaattatgggtgttcctgaataaatttgcaaaaagggggtgGGAATAGTGTACATGACAATTCtcatattataatgagatgtatgaaagctgcaggcaattgcaacacttacaattacATCAATTTGTTATGAACAtttgaaagtatgttttaaacaatagcaattgttaatggcatttcccagtctgctttttttcATATGTTGCCAGTTGTGCATTTTTGAGTCAAacagccaaatacctatttttccgtaaaagcagggtgtacttacaagccttgaaaacaatgACATTTCTATGAAATTTCGtgtttccccaacatgttgggagcaatagactgcacacatgtgccgctaacccctccagctcattctgaacatctgtataggaataggaaacacacctattctattaatgtgcagcagcatgatttaatttgtgttaccgttagcctacaggctaaagtaaaaagaaagtgcgctagatAGTCATGTCGGACAAATACATccagtttagtgaggggctactgattttgaaaagctttttaatagaagcacattttttatttagggGTGAAAGTGGGGCCACACTATAGAATCTGAtaggattaaactgcctttctttttatatatatatatatatatatatatatatacaatatatatatatatatatatatatatcaatagtaTGGGAACTTGAATAAACAATGTTATAATAAACATGTCACGGAACTTGaatcatcattatatatatatatatatatatatatatatatatatatatatatgccttagTCAGTGCCTTAGCGCCCATGAGATGTGGGGTGTGCAGGAGAAGGCTTCTTTCCCACTATGATTCCTATCCTTACCTCAATTCTGCTTTGCTTCAGCCTTTTCCAAACACTCTGGCCAAGTCGATGCACGCAGTTATAGATGCAAGGTCTGCAGTGTTCCCAAATCCAATCTTTTATTTCTGACTCCAGGTACACGCCTGCCGATATGTCGGGGGGGATGAGCAGGACTCTCTTTGGCTATCTCACCTGTCAATCTGTACTCTCCTATAAAAGCTTGATCACAACTacctgattttgttttgtatttgttttttagcaTTCAGCAATTCAATTAGTCTTGACCAGCGgagatattgaaaaataagtgGAAACAACATTTCCTATTGAATAACATTTCGAATATATCCGAGGATATCCAGCCCAAGTAGTCATCTCCAACCGGCAAGTTAATGCCGCGGCTGGTCCAATACAATATTTCACCTGCAAAACCAAACCCCAATCTGGTGCTGTCCTGCCCGAAATGACAGCGTTCAAGGCAAAGACCGGCTCCAGCACCAAAACAACTCATGTATAAAGACTGGCTGGTCGCTATTATCTTGAAAGCACTTTTTGACTCCAGGATCCAAATCCCCCCTAACTCAGGATGCAAGATTCTTTTCCTGATGCTCTACAAAAGCATTGAGGCAGAGTCCATCTACCCTCTGCCATACAGCTCCAAGAGGCCCACAGGCCAGCTACACTTCAGCTGCCCCTACCCCAGGTACAGCAATGGAGGCTAATACAGCCCAAACTCAACTACAAATCAACCTCTTCGACAAAAACAGACAAAGATTCTGGCTCCAGCCAACGCAGCAGAACTCAACATATCTCATCAGCAACTATTCAAGCACATTAAAGCATTTATGTAACCATTTGCAGATAACATCTTAACCATAAATACCCTCTTGATGCCATGGATGCCCGGTTCAGCTCCCTCCTACCCTCAAGCAGCACTCCTTCCTCATCTACTAACGTACTAGAAATTACAGAAATTTCAGCCAAGCTCTGCTACCAGGTGCCACACCATATCTGCTCTGTTCCATCGTCAAATCATCAAGGGTATGAATGTTAATCTTGTATCAATTCTCATTGCAACATCCGAATTTGTTGACCACCGGGTAGTAAACTGCAGAGACAGTATCTGTCaccttaaccctttgagtagtgagttttagaatgttatGATGGGCCACTGGAgtgatttttttacttttcatatttaTACTCCTCACACAGATGCATTTGTTTGTAGGCCTATTAgaaatttattacacaatgaaaatatgtaaacaactatttcttaccgtaaataaactaaacaaataaatatgaattgtTATCTTGTCAAagcaaaaggttttgacaaaaatagcaGCTAATCAATAAACAACAACccgtccccccaaaaaaaagagagagagagagagagagagagagagagagagagagacatcatatccgggtaaacacgtagtgagggtgaaggcagtgaggaaaatTTTGTTCAGTGATCCTTGTCACACTGTCTGAGCTTGGGCGTCTCCTCGATTGGATGGATTTTCTAGAAGCTGCGAAACGAGGCAGTGCCTGATCTTGCTGAAAGGGATAGTTTTTCAGATGTAGTTTTGTGGAAGATGAAGGCGATCAACACGGCCATGTCAAGCAAGTGGTACAATAACTTTTTATACTACTTGAGAGACTTTGTTGCACAATTGACGAAACTAAGTCTTCACTGGACGCCTGTAACTTGatgttgaatataaatattct
The Polyodon spathula isolate WHYD16114869_AA chromosome 5, ASM1765450v1, whole genome shotgun sequence DNA segment above includes these coding regions:
- the LOC121316110 gene encoding filensin-like, whose product is MYKTSYLHEVRKEKYERSDTFVDQKNPEVSSLGSAVQGWESLQELNDRFVKYINRARVLEQRNVVFRKQLETLQRMEELSGLEEAFTDQIGLNRLKIRELSADRSKLQRELKDAERMLDEFQNKYRNECEYQQQLRGTLEQFNKEADAALLENLELQIQSQFLQDDINATKDRHKKNLVEIQTYVNILQQIIQTTPRVPNIIEGISEGQEKLLAQRRVPSLQSQLEEYKSALCQLQTQKQRLQTETSVLEQAIKNTQESYDDDIQLYNEQIEGLRKEIEETERTLEKYTDECRHLAMYRISLENELDRYKRIIENEDNRLNSAIIGTPITLFTTNYRYSNTPSSTTRGKDITQTVQEITSAKPRQKSLAKKVLKKKEITTKDVTDNSAEQKTGDPREEGEEHVDEEEVRKEEHGMLYQDIAQEDVPDGAQISKAFDSLCNIVRDRMRRYKKPEPIADFYTKGRYVLVTGEASYVDPFFCPSSPSSGQIIVKIQNDLMPPDDLYKAGDNGKPTPPLPMPPKNGKGEEMEDDEGKGRDVNSGIHNKTGSNGDQPKPTSFEDPGPGPCPGPSLPPRHPPRPRSRNRKENNHDDQNRSGMSTLHPTPPPRTNPPADSMSYEKVEVVESVEKLSEDDKFQAYEETAMIVETMIEKTSKKKHGDKNS